One segment of Solanum stenotomum isolate F172 chromosome 1, ASM1918654v1, whole genome shotgun sequence DNA contains the following:
- the LOC125876490 gene encoding vacuolar protein sorting-associated protein 62-like has protein sequence MGNINQKNSNQDDANVLLPIDTPFKFPSPLPTWPSGEGFASGIIDLGGLQVSQISSFTKVWASQEGGPDNLGATFFEPSNLPNDFFMLGSYSQPNNLPLFGWLLIGKDSSGDALKLPNDYTLVWSSENLKIKQDGVCYIWLPIPPEGYKSVGHVVTTSPQKPSLDKIRCVRADLTDVSETDDWIWGNDVLNVYSSRPKDRGIKGLGVSTGAFMALNNGAAADSLVCLKNVVENFSSMPNLNQIQALFQAYSPLYYFHPDEEYYPSSVTWFFQNGVLLYTKGQESAPVLVQPDGSNLPQDGSNDGAYWLDLPTDDSAKNRVKNGDFHAATSYLHIKPMFGATHTDIALWLFYPFNGPARAKIEFITIPLGKIGQHVGDWEHITLRISNFNGELQSVYFSQHSGGNWVSAPQLEFENSNKPVTYSSLHGHACYSKTGQNMQGNGNIGIRNDTAKGQVMDTGANYAVVAGDYLKIVEPVWLNYAREWGPKISYDIANELKKIERFLPGKLKRAIEKLVKSLPNEVLGEEGPTGPKFKDMWNGDERG, from the exons ATGGGTAACATCaaccaaaaaaattcaaatcaagaTGATGCTAATGTGTTACTTCCAATTGATACTCCCTTTAAGTTTCCATCTCCATTGCCCACTTGGCCTTCAg GTGAAGGGTTTGCTAGTGGAATCATTGATCTTGGAGGATTACAAGTATCTCAAATATCATCATTTACTAAAGTATGGGCTAGCCAAGAAGGTGGACCAGATAATCTTGGAGCTACATTCTTTGAACCATCAAATTTACCAAATGATTTCTTTATGCTTGGATCCTATAGCCAACCTAACAATTTGCCCCTTTTTGGTTGGCTTCTTATTGGTAAAGATTCATCAGGAGATGCTCTAAAATTGCCAAATGACTATACTCTTGTATGGAGTAGTGAAAACTTGAAAATCAAACAGGATGGTGTTTGCTATATCTGGCTCCCAATCCCCCCTGAGGGCTATAAATCTGTTGGACACGTTGTAACAACGTCTCCTCAGAAGCCTTCTCTTGACAAAATCAGATGTGTTCGTGCTGATTTAACCGATGTATCTGAAACTGATGATTGGATTTGGGGAAATGATGTGTTGAATGTGTACTCATCAAGACCAAAAGACAGAGGAATTAAGGGTCTAGGAGTGTCTACTGGTGCTTTTATGGCTTTAAATAACGGAGCTGCAGCAGATTCACTTGTTTGTTTGAAAAACGTCGTGGAAAATTTCTCTTCCATGCCAAATTTAAACCAAATTCAAGCACTATTTCAAGCGTATTCGCCTTTATATTACTTCCACCCTGATGAAGAATATTACCCTTCCTCTGTCACTTGGTTTTTTCAGAATGGGGTATTATTGTACACGAAAGGGCAAGAATCTGCCCCGGTTCTTGTTCAGCCAGACGGTTCAAATCTTCCTCAAGATGGTTCAAATGATGGCGCGTATTGGTTAGACTTACCAACTGATGATTCAGCGAAAAATCGTGTCAAGAATGGAGATTTCCATGCTGCCACATCCTACTTACATATTAAACCAATGTTTGGCGCGACACATACTGATATCGCTCTATGGCTATTTTACCCCTTTAACGGCCCTGCTAGAGCAAAAATCGAATTCATCACCATTCCCTTAGGGAAAATTGGTCAGCACGTTGGCGATTGGGAACACATTACGTTAAGAATTAGTAACTTCAATGGAGAGTTACAAAGTGTATACTTCTCCCAACATAGTGGAGGAAATTGGGTGAGTGCACCAcaacttgaatttgaaaatagTAACAAGCCCGTCACCTATTCATCGTTGCATGGTCACGCTTGTTATTCGAAAACAGGGCAAAATATGCAGGGGAATGGGAATATTGGCATAAGAAATGACACAGCAAAGGGGCAGGTGATGGACACTGGAGCAAATTATGCAGTGGTGGCTGgtgattatttgaaaattgttGAGCCAGTGTGGCTTAACTATGCTAGAGAATGGGGTCCAAAAATTAGCTATGATATTGCAAATGAGcttaaaaaaatagagagatttttGCCTGGAAAATTAAAGAGGGCTATTGAGAAACTTGTGAAAAGTTTACCAAATGAGGTTTTGGGTGAGGAAGGACCAACTGGACCTAAGTTTAAGGACATGTGGAATGGTGATGAAAGGGGTTAA